The region GCCAACAACGGCAGCCTCTTCGTGGTCGTCGCCGTGGTTGTGCTCGTCGCCATGCTCGGCGCGCTGCCTCGCCTGCAGCGAGCGGGTGCCTGGGTGGTGGTGGCCTGCGCGTTGATTGCCGGGGGAACCGTGGGGAACCTCATCGACCGCTTGCGCTTCGGATACGTGGTCGACTTCATCGATTTTCGATGGTGGCCTGTGTTCAACGTTGCCGACAGCTGCATCTGCGTGGGGGTCGGCATGCTGGTCTGGAAGATTCTGTCCACGCCCCCCGATTCGCAGGAGCACCCGCCGTCCGACTCGTCAACGGCGACGACTCCGCCAGGCTGAGCGCGGACGGAGAGGAGCGGGCTCGATGCATCGCGTCATGTTCTTCAGCGGGCGTCCGTACGAGATCTACTCGTATGGGTTCTGCCTCGTTCTGGCGATGCTGGCAGGGCTTCTCTATGCGACACGACGCGCACCCCGCTTCGGGCTGAATCGTGACCAGGTGCTCGATCTCTCGCTCGCGCTGCTGCTGGGGGGGATGGTGGGCGGTCGGGTTCTGAGCATTGCCTGCGACTATGAGTACTATGCGCACGCACCGCTCTATGAGCTCTTCAACATTCGTGCGGGGGGACTGGCCTGGCATGGGGCCCTTGCCGGTGGTCTCATCGGCTTCGTCGCCTACCGGCTTCGCTCGGGCCTCCCGTCCGGGGCCCTGGTCGACCTGGTGACGCCACCTGTGCTGGTCGGGCATGTCATCGGTCGCGTCGGCTGCTTCCTCAACGGGTGCTGCGTCGGGCGCGCCTGCGCCCTTCCCTGGGCTGTCACGTACCCGGACGCCCCGCAGTGGGGAGGTATCGCGCGTCACCCCACCCAGATCTATGAAGCGCTGGCCGAGGTTGCGATTCTCGTCTTCATCGCGACCGTCTGGGAACGTCGCCCTCGCCCGTCGGGCAGCACGTTCCTGGTCTACTTCCTGCTGTACGCCACGGCGCGCTTCTTCATCGAGTTCGTGCGCGAAGAGCCCTTGCTCTGGGGAGTTCTCGATCTGGCGCAGTACATCTCCATCGGCATGATCGTCTTCAGCGTCACGGGTCTGGCGATGGTCTACCGTCGGGCGCCCGCGCAGCCCGACGAGGGAGAGGTGAGCCCCGCAGGGGCCTGAGATGCATCGAATCCTGTTTCACATCGGTAGCTATCCCATCTTCTCGTTTGGTGTTTTTGTCGCTCTCGGATGCGTGGCCGCCTCCTACCTGGCCGCCAGCCAGTCTGGGCGATTGCGCCTCGATCGCGACAACGTTCTCGAGATCTGTGTCTGGGTGGTGGCGGCGGCCGTGCTCGGCGCCAGACTGGGCTTCGTGCTGCAGAATGCCGGGTTCTACGCCACCCATCCGGGCGAGATCCTCAATATGCGGGCAGGCGGGATGTCATGGCATGGCAGTCTCGTCGGCATCGTGGTGGGGGCCTACATCCCCTGTCGCCGACACGGCGTCGCCCTGCTCGACTTTCTCGACATCGCCGGGCCTGGCATCCTGCTCGGCCTCGCTGTGGGGCGGATCGGCTGCTTTCTCAACGGCTGCTGCTACGGCAAGGTGACAGAGGCCGCCTGGGCCATCGTCACGCCAACGGAGAGCGACCCGGTGCATCTCCTGCCCCGCTACCCGACGCAGCTGCTCGAGATGGGGCTCGCCCTCGTGACGGTTCCCGCTCTTGTGCTCTGGCTGCGCCATCGCAGGTTCAAGGGCGAGGTCTTCATCGGTTTCCTCGTGCTCTACTCTGTGATTCGCTTCGTGGTGGAGTTCTTCCGCGAGGGCGCTACCCTTGGGGGAACTCCCCTCACCCTGGCGCAGTGGGTCAGTGTGGGCCTCGTGGGGGTGGGTGGCGCAGCCATCGCCTTGCGGCGCGCTGGGCAGCCTGCGTCCACCCTCGAGGAGGCTGAATCGAGCGTGGGCTCGTGACGCTCGAGAGCGCTCCGAGCGAGGGCGCCGCGCTCTCGGAGAACGCCGGACAAGGCCTCTCCTCTTCGAGCCGTCTGCCCCTGAACCGACCTTGGGGCGACGTCCTCGTCGTGCTCCTGTTGCTCGTCTTCTCGTTCGCCGTGCGCCAGTGGCACCTGGGTCTCCCCGAGACGCGGTACTTCGATGAGACCTACTACTCGAAGGCCGGCGAAGAGCTTCTGGCTGGCCGGGCAGACAGCAACACGGTGCATCCGCCGCTGGCCAAGCTCATCATCGCCACCGTGGGTCATTTCTACAGCGCCATCGGTGAGCCGCTGCAGCGCGCCGGTTGGGTGGGAGGCGTCACGAGCTGGGCGAAGTGGCGCGCCGGAAGCCTGCTCTTCGCAATGCTCACCGTTCCGCTCACCTGGTCGCTGGCCTTGCGCATGTTCTCGAGTCGATGGTGCGCGGCCACAGCAGCCTTCCTCCTGAGCATCGACTTCCTTCATCTGGTGCAGAGCCGCATCACCATGCTCGACATGTATCTCGCGTTCTTCATCTTGTTCGGTGCGTGGTCGGCCTGGCGCTTCATCGAAGCGAGAAGAGACCTCGACGGCTGGGCGTTCGTGACGGTGCTGTCGTTCTCCATCGGATTCGCCTGCAAGTGGAACTCGCTCTTTGCCGGTCTGGGCGCCACAGCTGCCATGCTGCTGCTCAAGCGCTATCCGGACGGCTGGCGTGGCGCGTTCCGCTGGTTCTGGCGCATCGGCCTTCTCTATCTCGTTCTCGTGCCGCTGCTCTACCTCGCGGCGTTCATCCCGTTTCTCTGGCAGCACAAGTGGGACGTGCGCGCGAGCTTCACCGATGCGGTGAAGAACCACAAGGTGATGATCAACTTTCGCTACAGCAAGGAGTTCACGCATCGCTACATGTCGAACTTCTGGTCGTGGCCCACCATGCTTCGCCCGGTGTGGTATCACTACGAGGAGCACAAGGATCCAGAAGGGTCGCTCGTTCCGCCCAGCGCTGATTCCCCCGCCGCTCGGCTCATCTGGCGCGGTCGTGAACCCAATGAGTACATCACGGGTATCCTTGCCATGGGCTCACCGTTCGTGTGGTGGACGTTCCTGGTCTTCCTGCTGCTGACGTGCGTCCAGTCGGTGGCGCTTCCGCTGTTCGAGATCGCGCTGGCGGCGGTGCGTGCCGCACGCGCCGCCGCACGCGTCAACGAAGAGCCGCCGTCAGAGGCGGTGAGCGAGGGGGCGCAGCCGGCCTCAGCAGAGCACTCCCCCGAGGCTGCTGCCGAGGCGCCCGAGTGCGCCATCTCGACCGATTCGCCTGTCGATGCGCTTCCGTGTGCCTCACCCGTCGTCGCGCCGCCGCCTAGGCC is a window of Pseudomonadota bacterium DNA encoding:
- the lspA gene encoding signal peptidase II — protein: MRSTTSTPRSPLRPERASRTRRCARSSRAWGSTPRSSHARLVPAFEQVRRRVAPASHEVRLLFFAVLLVALGVDLYTKHLTLQHLQLGEFIPMGVFDIRHVHNRGAAFGMLANNGSLFVVVAVVVLVAMLGALPRLQRAGAWVVVACALIAGGTVGNLIDRLRFGYVVDFIDFRWWPVFNVADSCICVGVGMLVWKILSTPPDSQEHPPSDSSTATTPPG
- the lgt gene encoding prolipoprotein diacylglyceryl transferase, translating into MHRVMFFSGRPYEIYSYGFCLVLAMLAGLLYATRRAPRFGLNRDQVLDLSLALLLGGMVGGRVLSIACDYEYYAHAPLYELFNIRAGGLAWHGALAGGLIGFVAYRLRSGLPSGALVDLVTPPVLVGHVIGRVGCFLNGCCVGRACALPWAVTYPDAPQWGGIARHPTQIYEALAEVAILVFIATVWERRPRPSGSTFLVYFLLYATARFFIEFVREEPLLWGVLDLAQYISIGMIVFSVTGLAMVYRRAPAQPDEGEVSPAGA
- the lgt gene encoding prolipoprotein diacylglyceryl transferase — encoded protein: MHRILFHIGSYPIFSFGVFVALGCVAASYLAASQSGRLRLDRDNVLEICVWVVAAAVLGARLGFVLQNAGFYATHPGEILNMRAGGMSWHGSLVGIVVGAYIPCRRHGVALLDFLDIAGPGILLGLAVGRIGCFLNGCCYGKVTEAAWAIVTPTESDPVHLLPRYPTQLLEMGLALVTVPALVLWLRHRRFKGEVFIGFLVLYSVIRFVVEFFREGATLGGTPLTLAQWVSVGLVGVGGAAIALRRAGQPASTLEEAESSVGS
- a CDS encoding phospholipid carrier-dependent glycosyltransferase, encoding MTLESAPSEGAALSENAGQGLSSSSRLPLNRPWGDVLVVLLLLVFSFAVRQWHLGLPETRYFDETYYSKAGEELLAGRADSNTVHPPLAKLIIATVGHFYSAIGEPLQRAGWVGGVTSWAKWRAGSLLFAMLTVPLTWSLALRMFSSRWCAATAAFLLSIDFLHLVQSRITMLDMYLAFFILFGAWSAWRFIEARRDLDGWAFVTVLSFSIGFACKWNSLFAGLGATAAMLLLKRYPDGWRGAFRWFWRIGLLYLVLVPLLYLAAFIPFLWQHKWDVRASFTDAVKNHKVMINFRYSKEFTHRYMSNFWSWPTMLRPVWYHYEEHKDPEGSLVPPSADSPAARLIWRGREPNEYITGILAMGSPFVWWTFLVFLLLTCVQSVALPLFEIALAAVRAARAAARVNEEPPSEAVSEGAQPASAEHSPEAAAEAPECAISTDSPVDALPCASPVVAPPPRPSILGEAWAAGLRCLDGWRFGAERPWLFLLLMYVPQVLLWSVNRGFFFYMLPCVPFMCIFIAGILREWLDLPFGRVCAGAYLGVATLFFVAYYPLLVGWSIPKPVYEVLVFTPRWI